One genomic window of Mycteria americana isolate JAX WOST 10 ecotype Jacksonville Zoo and Gardens chromosome 6, USCA_MyAme_1.0, whole genome shotgun sequence includes the following:
- the LARP6 gene encoding la-related protein 6 isoform X1, whose translation MAQWQPATLGGPEAAEPGAGAVGPELTAGSGPVQIRVAVQAAVEEEEEEEEENGGSAPCPAARGGGSCSEEDSGRCGRSSGGENDDDSDQNWKPPENDLIQKLIAQIEYYFSDENLEKDAFLLKHVRRNKMGYVSVKLLTSFKKVKHLTRDWRTTAYALKYSNILELNDDNRKVRRNTPVPVFPSENVPTRMLLVYDIHMISELQALNKQQENGCMQERIMEHILKAFVTFGVISSVRILKPGRDLPPDIRRVSNRYTQLGTQECAIIEFEEVDAAIRAHAFMCAEKKETGMKVVLIGMKPPKKKVPKDKNCDEDTSKSLKKARSLNKRVEELQFVGDESSANSSSDPESNPTSPLSGRKSTATNTMSNLSPVIRPAAHLSPNVSPRSSPWNSPSSLRKLTKKSPLAEDSKLNPSTSPEIPRKCTDYSSDSSITPSGSPWVQRRKAQTVTQEKSPVSSPMLARKIQNADGLPVGVLRLPKGPDGTKGFHNGCERRKATKNEIVL comes from the exons ATGGCCCAGTGGCAGCCGGCCACCCTTGGGGGCCCCGAGGCGGCGGAGCCCGGCGCTGGGGCCGTCGGCCCGGAGCTgacggcggggagcggccccgtGCAGATCCGAGTGGCCGTCCAGGCGGccgtggaggaggaagaggaggaggaggaggagaacggCGGCAGCGCGCCgtgcccggcggcgcggggcggtggCAGCTGCAGCGAGGAGGACTCGGGACGATGCGGACGGTCCAG TGGTGGGGAGAATGATGATGACTCTGACCAGAACTGGAAACCACCAGAAAATGACCTGATCCAGAAGTTAATAGCACAGATTGAATATTACTTCTCAGATGAGAACCTTGAGAAAGATGCCTTCCTTCTAAAGCATGTGAGAAGAAATAAGATGGGCTATGTCAGTGTTAAACTCCTCACTTCTTTTAAGAAG GTGAAACACCTGACCCGTGACTGGAGAACCACAGCCTATGCACTGAAGTACTCGAACATTCTTGAGCTCAATGATGATAACAGAAAGGTTAGAAGAAATactcctgttccagtgtttccAAGCGAAAACGTCCCTACCAGGATGTTACTGGTGTATGATATCCACATGATTTCTGAGCTGCAGGCTCTtaacaaacaacaagaaaacgGATGCATGCAAGAAAGGATAATGGAGCATATCCTCAAAGCCTTTGTAACTTTTGGTGTAATTTCATCAGTTCGTATTCTCAAGCCTGGTAGGGATCTACCACCTGATATCAGGAGGGTCAGCAATCGGTACACCCAACTGGGAACTCAGGAATGTGCAATTATAGAATTTGAAGAAGTAGATGCTGCCATACGTGCTCATGCCTTCATGTGTGCTGAAAAGAAAGAGACCGGCATGAAAGTTGTCCTAATAGGCATGAAACCTCCAAAGAAAAAAGTTCCCAAAGACAAGAACTGTGATGAAGATACCAGCAAGAGTCTTAAGAAGGCTAGATCCCTTAATAAGAGAGTTGAGGAACTTCAGTTTGTTGGTGATGAATCTTCAGCAAATAGCTCTTCTGACCCAGAGAGTAATCCTACATCACCATTGTCAGGACGCAAAAGTACTGCAACAAATACTATGAGTAATTTGAGCCCCGTCATTCGCCCAGCCGCCCATTTGAGTCCTAATGTGTCACCCAGATCTAGTCCTTGGAACAGTCCATCTTCACTAAGAAAACTAACCAAAAAGTCTCCGCTGGCTGAAGACAGCAAGCTTAACCCAAGCACTAGCCCTGAAATTCCAAGGAAATGTACAGATTATTCCTCGGATAGCAGTATCACTCCTTCTGGTAGCCCCTGGGTACAGAGAAGAAAAGCCCAAACTGTAACACAAGAGAAGAGTCCCGTCAGTAGCCCCATGTTAGCTCggaaaatacaaaatgcagatGGTCTGCCTGTAGGGGTGCTGCGGCTGCCTAAAGGTCCTGATGGCACTAAAGGATTCCACAATGGATGTGAAAGAAGGAAGGCTACAAAGAATGAAATcgttctttaa
- the LARP6 gene encoding la-related protein 6 isoform X2, which translates to MGYVSVKLLTSFKKVKHLTRDWRTTAYALKYSNILELNDDNRKVRRNTPVPVFPSENVPTRMLLVYDIHMISELQALNKQQENGCMQERIMEHILKAFVTFGVISSVRILKPGRDLPPDIRRVSNRYTQLGTQECAIIEFEEVDAAIRAHAFMCAEKKETGMKVVLIGMKPPKKKVPKDKNCDEDTSKSLKKARSLNKRVEELQFVGDESSANSSSDPESNPTSPLSGRKSTATNTMSNLSPVIRPAAHLSPNVSPRSSPWNSPSSLRKLTKKSPLAEDSKLNPSTSPEIPRKCTDYSSDSSITPSGSPWVQRRKAQTVTQEKSPVSSPMLARKIQNADGLPVGVLRLPKGPDGTKGFHNGCERRKATKNEIVL; encoded by the exons ATGGGCTATGTCAGTGTTAAACTCCTCACTTCTTTTAAGAAG GTGAAACACCTGACCCGTGACTGGAGAACCACAGCCTATGCACTGAAGTACTCGAACATTCTTGAGCTCAATGATGATAACAGAAAGGTTAGAAGAAATactcctgttccagtgtttccAAGCGAAAACGTCCCTACCAGGATGTTACTGGTGTATGATATCCACATGATTTCTGAGCTGCAGGCTCTtaacaaacaacaagaaaacgGATGCATGCAAGAAAGGATAATGGAGCATATCCTCAAAGCCTTTGTAACTTTTGGTGTAATTTCATCAGTTCGTATTCTCAAGCCTGGTAGGGATCTACCACCTGATATCAGGAGGGTCAGCAATCGGTACACCCAACTGGGAACTCAGGAATGTGCAATTATAGAATTTGAAGAAGTAGATGCTGCCATACGTGCTCATGCCTTCATGTGTGCTGAAAAGAAAGAGACCGGCATGAAAGTTGTCCTAATAGGCATGAAACCTCCAAAGAAAAAAGTTCCCAAAGACAAGAACTGTGATGAAGATACCAGCAAGAGTCTTAAGAAGGCTAGATCCCTTAATAAGAGAGTTGAGGAACTTCAGTTTGTTGGTGATGAATCTTCAGCAAATAGCTCTTCTGACCCAGAGAGTAATCCTACATCACCATTGTCAGGACGCAAAAGTACTGCAACAAATACTATGAGTAATTTGAGCCCCGTCATTCGCCCAGCCGCCCATTTGAGTCCTAATGTGTCACCCAGATCTAGTCCTTGGAACAGTCCATCTTCACTAAGAAAACTAACCAAAAAGTCTCCGCTGGCTGAAGACAGCAAGCTTAACCCAAGCACTAGCCCTGAAATTCCAAGGAAATGTACAGATTATTCCTCGGATAGCAGTATCACTCCTTCTGGTAGCCCCTGGGTACAGAGAAGAAAAGCCCAAACTGTAACACAAGAGAAGAGTCCCGTCAGTAGCCCCATGTTAGCTCggaaaatacaaaatgcagatGGTCTGCCTGTAGGGGTGCTGCGGCTGCCTAAAGGTCCTGATGGCACTAAAGGATTCCACAATGGATGTGAAAGAAGGAAGGCTACAAAGAATGAAATcgttctttaa